The following are encoded together in the Actinoplanes sp. N902-109 genome:
- a CDS encoding bifunctional diguanylate cyclase/phosphodiesterase, with the protein MPSRLVAALFGGWMVLLGVLFMAMPGRQTPVQVLAAGATLAVLALGLREHRPERRGPWQLLAATVGGSALGSIAATTGSVPAAVHLLGAVLLILMYPLLAFALLLFVRQRTGGRRDRGATLDALTLTSGVALLAWTVLIGPHVRGPALATGDVTLAIATPVGGLLCLAVLARLLLVPGRRPAALLWLTAGILAMLGSDIGPQLSHPNHLAAFGRIPFFAALALAALDPTMTGLGRPTLARPSELGRVRLALLALAALSAPAVLVFQVSVNGKVPDLEIIAALSALTFLLVLARMAGVMASHRSAVARERGLREASAALVSASDSDEVADAVRRTVAQLLPADTPHRVVLAMARTGLDEQVSEEAALQNALDRSTGTTARLVAVRAVDWAVAVRLNQFTMVLRCPLVLADRPAGDPLVGVLHVGAPTWALLDLQQTLEVLATQVALALERIALSQEVIRRNSEAYFRTLVLNTSDVILIVDDENRVAYASPSAVQVLGTDPAGVLLPELIHPGDRQRLADVLGAVRSGGSTAEGLDFRALGRRRSEVMLEMHCRDLRTDPTVAGMVVTLRDVTERRRLERELIHQAFHDSLTGLANRVLFTDRLQHALARGARDGSVVGVLFIDLDDFKIVNDTLGHAVGDQLLVAVAERIAGALRADDTAARIGGDEFAALVENVQDPGAVEETAGRILAALAPPIVIDGEALQANASIGITTTPEADSADELLRQADLALYVAKGAGKNRWRRYQNHLHSAMVERLELRSALDHAVNEGHFLLQYQPIVKLAGDEVVGFEALVRWHHPIRGVIAPDQFIEVAEESGLIVPMGRWVLDQALHTVAQWWRVLPRVRRPYVSVNVSVRQFRQPGFVDQVRASLDFAGVPPQALMLEITETLLMGDDERIWTDLATLRDMGIKIAIDDFGTGYSSLGYLRQRPIDVLKIDKMFIDDMLGDNQQLALVSGIVSLAQSLGLTVVAEGIEDAAHRRVLARLGCPLGQGYHYSPPLDATEAFAWLRNPQQAAAA; encoded by the coding sequence ATGCCGTCGCGGCTGGTTGCTGCCCTTTTCGGGGGCTGGATGGTGCTGCTCGGCGTGCTGTTCATGGCCATGCCCGGCCGGCAGACCCCGGTGCAGGTGCTCGCCGCCGGTGCCACCCTCGCCGTGCTCGCCCTCGGCCTGCGCGAACACCGTCCGGAGCGGCGCGGTCCGTGGCAGCTGCTCGCGGCGACCGTCGGCGGGTCGGCGCTCGGTTCCATCGCCGCCACCACCGGATCGGTGCCCGCGGCGGTGCATCTGCTCGGTGCGGTGCTGCTGATCCTGATGTATCCGTTGCTGGCATTCGCGCTGCTGCTGTTCGTCCGGCAGCGCACCGGTGGCCGGCGGGACCGGGGCGCGACGCTTGACGCGCTCACCCTGACCTCCGGCGTGGCGCTGCTCGCCTGGACTGTGCTGATCGGCCCGCACGTGCGCGGCCCCGCGCTGGCGACCGGCGATGTCACGCTGGCCATCGCCACCCCCGTCGGCGGCCTGCTCTGCCTCGCGGTGCTGGCCCGGCTGCTGCTCGTCCCCGGACGCCGGCCCGCGGCCCTGCTCTGGCTCACCGCCGGCATCCTGGCCATGCTCGGCTCCGACATCGGGCCGCAGCTGAGCCACCCCAACCACCTGGCCGCGTTCGGGCGCATCCCGTTCTTCGCCGCGCTGGCCCTGGCCGCCCTCGACCCGACGATGACCGGTCTGGGCCGGCCCACCCTGGCCCGGCCCAGCGAACTCGGCCGGGTGCGGCTGGCCCTGCTCGCGCTGGCCGCGCTGAGTGCCCCGGCCGTGCTGGTGTTCCAGGTCAGCGTCAACGGCAAGGTGCCCGACCTGGAGATCATCGCTGCCCTCAGCGCGCTGACGTTCCTGCTGGTGCTGGCCCGGATGGCCGGGGTGATGGCGAGCCACCGCTCGGCCGTCGCCCGCGAGCGCGGCCTGCGGGAGGCCTCCGCGGCGCTGGTGTCGGCGTCCGACTCCGACGAAGTCGCCGACGCCGTGCGCCGGACCGTGGCACAGCTGCTGCCGGCCGACACCCCGCACCGGGTCGTGCTGGCAATGGCCCGCACCGGCCTCGACGAGCAGGTCTCCGAGGAAGCCGCGCTGCAGAACGCGCTGGACCGCTCCACCGGCACGACCGCCCGGCTGGTCGCCGTGCGCGCGGTCGACTGGGCGGTGGCCGTGCGGCTCAACCAGTTCACCATGGTGCTGCGCTGCCCGCTGGTGCTGGCCGACCGCCCGGCCGGCGACCCGCTCGTCGGCGTGCTGCACGTCGGCGCGCCCACCTGGGCCCTGCTCGACCTCCAGCAGACCCTGGAGGTGCTGGCCACCCAGGTCGCCCTGGCGCTGGAACGCATCGCGCTGAGCCAGGAAGTGATCCGGCGCAACAGCGAGGCCTACTTCCGCACGCTCGTACTGAACACCTCCGACGTCATCCTCATCGTCGACGACGAGAACCGGGTCGCGTACGCCAGCCCGTCCGCGGTGCAGGTGCTGGGCACCGACCCGGCCGGCGTGCTGCTGCCCGAGCTGATCCACCCGGGCGACCGGCAGCGGCTGGCCGACGTGCTCGGCGCGGTCCGCAGCGGCGGGTCCACCGCCGAGGGGCTCGACTTCCGCGCCCTCGGCCGCCGCCGCAGCGAGGTCATGCTCGAGATGCACTGCCGCGACCTGCGCACCGACCCGACCGTGGCCGGCATGGTGGTGACCCTGCGCGACGTCACCGAGCGCCGCCGGCTCGAACGCGAACTGATCCACCAGGCCTTCCACGACTCGCTCACCGGCCTGGCCAACCGGGTGCTGTTCACCGACCGGCTGCAGCACGCCCTGGCCCGCGGCGCCCGGGACGGCTCGGTGGTCGGCGTGCTCTTCATCGACCTCGACGACTTCAAGATCGTCAACGACACCCTCGGCCACGCCGTCGGCGACCAGCTGCTCGTCGCGGTCGCCGAACGCATCGCCGGGGCCCTGCGCGCCGACGACACCGCGGCCCGCATCGGCGGCGACGAGTTCGCCGCGCTGGTCGAGAACGTGCAGGACCCCGGCGCGGTCGAGGAGACCGCCGGGCGCATCCTGGCCGCGCTGGCCCCGCCGATCGTCATCGACGGCGAGGCGCTGCAGGCCAACGCCAGCATCGGCATCACCACCACCCCCGAGGCGGACAGCGCCGACGAGCTGCTGCGCCAGGCCGACCTCGCGCTCTACGTGGCCAAGGGCGCCGGCAAGAACCGCTGGCGCCGCTACCAGAACCACCTGCACAGCGCGATGGTGGAACGGCTCGAACTGCGCTCGGCCCTGGACCACGCGGTCAACGAGGGCCACTTCCTGCTGCAGTACCAGCCCATCGTCAAGCTCGCCGGCGACGAGGTGGTCGGCTTCGAGGCCCTGGTCCGCTGGCACCACCCGATCCGCGGCGTCATCGCACCGGACCAGTTCATCGAGGTGGCCGAGGAGAGCGGGCTGATCGTCCCGATGGGCCGCTGGGTGCTCGACCAGGCTCTGCACACCGTCGCCCAGTGGTGGCGCGTCCTGCCCCGGGTCCGCCGTCCGTACGTCAGCGTCAACGTGTCGGTCCGCCAGTTCCGCCAGCCCGGCTTCGTCGACCAGGTCCGCGCGTCCCTCGACTTCGCGGGCGTCCCGCCGCAGGCGCTGATGCTGGAGATCACCGAGACCCTGCTCATGGGCGACGACGAGCGCATCTGGACCGACCTGGCGACGCTGCGCGACATGGGCATCAAGATCGCCATCGACGACTTCGGTACGGGCTACAGCTCGCTGGGCTACCTCCGCCAGCGCCCCATCGACGTCCTGAAGATCGACAAGATGTTCATCGACGACATGCTCGGCGACAACCAACAGCTCGCCCTGGTCAGCGGCATCGTCAGCCTCGCCCAGTCGCTGGGCCTGACCGTCGTGGCCGAGGGCATCGAGGACGCCGCGCACCGCCGGGTGCTGGCCCGGCTCGGCTGCCCGCTCGGCCAGGGCTACCACTACT
- a CDS encoding methyltransferase, giving the protein MSSAATQFVRANTRIAPVPFLPELVLHQADEPIELWERTEAGGPEQPPPFWAFAWAGGQALARHVLDDPELVAGRDVLDLATGSGLVAVAAARAGARSVTANDIDPFSLAAAEANAVANGVRLRLVEGDLLEQGYDEAGVILAGDVFYSREMAGRVLPFLRRAAARGALVLVGDPGRAYLPADSMVLRRTYEVPVIEALESVPMRVTSVWQVLTSR; this is encoded by the coding sequence GTGTCGAGCGCCGCAACCCAGTTCGTCCGGGCCAACACCCGGATCGCCCCCGTCCCGTTCCTGCCCGAGCTGGTGCTGCACCAGGCCGACGAGCCGATCGAGCTGTGGGAGCGCACCGAGGCGGGCGGGCCCGAGCAGCCGCCGCCGTTCTGGGCGTTCGCCTGGGCCGGTGGGCAGGCGCTGGCCCGGCACGTGCTGGACGACCCGGAGCTGGTGGCCGGCCGGGACGTGCTGGATCTGGCGACCGGCTCCGGGCTGGTCGCGGTGGCGGCGGCCCGGGCCGGGGCGCGGTCGGTGACCGCGAACGACATCGATCCGTTCTCGCTGGCCGCGGCCGAGGCGAACGCCGTGGCCAACGGGGTCCGGCTGCGGTTGGTCGAGGGCGATCTGCTGGAGCAGGGGTACGACGAAGCCGGCGTCATCCTGGCCGGTGACGTCTTCTACAGCCGGGAGATGGCCGGGCGGGTGCTGCCGTTCCTGCGGCGGGCCGCCGCCCGGGGCGCGCTGGTGCTGGTCGGTGATCCGGGCCGGGCATACCTGCCGGCCGACAGCATGGTTTTGCGCCGGACATACGAGGTACCCGTTATCGAGGCGCTGGAGAGCGTGCCGATGCGCGTAACAAGCGTGTGGCAAGTTTTGACGTCCCGGTAA